From the Carassius carassius chromosome 45, fCarCar2.1, whole genome shotgun sequence genome, one window contains:
- the sppl3 gene encoding signal peptide peptidase-like 3, protein MAEQSYSWAYSLVDSSQVSTFLISILLIVYGSFRSLNMDCENQEKDKDGNPTNTGSFNNANSNNSIQTIDSTQALFLPIGASVSLLVMFFFFDSVQVVFTICTAVLATIAFAFLLLPMCQYLTRPCSPQTKISFGCCGRFTLAELLSFSLSVMLVLIWVLTGHWLLMDALAMGLCVAMIAFVRLPSLKVSCLLLSGLLIYDVFWVFFSAYIFNSNVMVKVATQPADNPLDVLSRKLHLGPGMGRDVPRLSLPGKLVFPSSSGSHFSMLGIGDIVMPGLLLCFVLRYDNYKKQANGEVPGPVNMSGRMQRVSYFHCTLIGYFVGLLTATVASRIHRAAQPALLYLVPFTLLPLLTMAYLKGDLRRMWSEPFHAKSSSPRFLEV, encoded by the exons GGCGTACTCCCTTGTCGACTCCAGCCAGGTGTCCACCTTCCTCATCTCCATCCTCCTCATCGTCTATGGCAGCTTCAG GTCATTAAACATGGACTGTGAGAACCAGGAGAAGGACAAGGATGGAAACCCCACCAACACTGGCTCCTTCAACAATGCTAACTCTAACAACA GTATTCAGACCATAGACTCCACACAGGCGCTGTTTTTGCCCATTGGAGCCTCCGTGTCTCTGCTCGTCATGTTTTTCTTCTTCGACTCTGTTCAGGTGGTGTTCACCATATGCACTGCAG TTCTAGCTACCATCGCATTTGCATTTCTCCTGCTGCCGATGTGCCAGTATCTGACCAGGCCCTGCTCCCCACAGACCAA GATCTCTTTCGGCTGCTGTGGTCGCTTCACGTTGGCGGAGCTGCTGTCGTTTTCCCTCTCTGTCATGCTGGTTCTCATCTGGGTGCTGACGGGCCACTGGCTGCTCATGGACG CTCTTGCCATGGGGCTCTGTGTGGCCATGATTGCATTTGTGCGACTGCCTAGTCTCAAGGTGTCGTGCCTGCTGCTGTCAGGCCTCCTCATCTATGATGTGTTCTGG GTCTTCTTCTCCGCCTACATCTTCAACAGCAACGTGATGGTGAAGGTGGCCACGCAGCCCGCCGACAACCCCCTCGATGTGCTCTCACGCAAGCTGCACCTTGGCCCCGGCATGGGACGGGATGTCCCCCGCCTCTCCCTGCCAGGAAAGCTGGTGTTCCCGAGCTCCAGCGGCAGCCACTTCTCTATGCTGGGCATCGGTGATATCGTCATGCCGGGCCTGCTGCTATGTTTTGTTCTCCGATATGACAACTATAAGAAACAGGCCAATGGAGAAgtgcccggtcctgtcaacatgtCCGGCCGCATGCAGCGGGTTTCCTACTTCCACTGCACCCTCATTGGTTACTTTGTTG GTCTTCTGACTGCAACCGTGGCCTCCCGTATTCACCGCGCGGCCCAGCCTGCCCTCCTGTACCTGGTGCCCTTCACGCTGCTGCCTCTGCTCACCATGGCCTACCTGAAG GGGGACCTGCGGCGCATGTGGTCCGAGCCCTTCCACGCCAAGTCCAGCAGCCCCCGCTTCCTGGAGGTATGA